The sequence below is a genomic window from Actinokineospora baliensis.
CAACTCCGGCTACACCTTCCGCGGCCACCAGTACACCGACGCCAACGGCAAGTACACCCTGACCACGATCGTGCCCGGCCTCTACCCCGGCCGCACCCGGCACATCCACGTCAAGGTGCAGAACCCCGGCGGTCGGATCCTCACCACGCAGACGTACTTCCCCGGTGAGCCGCGCAACAACACCGACACCATCTACGACCCGCGGCTGCTGATGAACGTCCGCACGGTCGGTTCGGCGAAGGAAGCCACCTTCGACTTCGTGCTGAACGTGGCCTGATGAACGACCACCGCGCTCCGGTGTGGACAGTCCGAGGGCTGTGCGCGCCAGGCGCGGCACCACGTCCGACGGCGTGACCCGCCGCCGGTCGACGCCACCCGACGCGGCGGAAAACCGAAGGCGGACCGTGCACCTACGCCTCGCGCCCCGCCACCGCCCGCGTCGGGCCCGGCGGCACGGCGGTACAGGTGTTGACGTCGGGCTCGCGGTCGCCCCCGAGCCGGACCGGCCGGGGAACGGCCACGGGGGTAGGGGCGCCGGGCACAGCAGGGCCCGGCGCCCCGTCTCTACGCCTGGAGAGAAAACCCAGCTCACCGCGACCAGTCGGCCCTGTGGTGTCCACTGTGGACGTCGAGCTGGTAGCCCTTGGCGGAAAACCGCGCCAGCACGCTGAACCGGTCGCCGCGCACCACCGTGTGCCGCCACTCCACCGGGGTCCGCTCGGCAAGGCCGAGCCGGTCGATGGCCAGCGCCGCGGTGGTCTCCGGTGTCGCCAGCAACCGCCGCTCACCCGGGGTCGGCAGCACCGCGCGGATGCGCTCCTGCCCGCCGGTGAGCCGGATCCCGCACCGGCTGTCGAGTTCGCGGTACAGCGAGGTCTCGGCGAAGTCCGCCTCGCGCAGCGCCGCGGTCAGCGCGTACGGCAGCCACACCCGGTCCACCGCCAGCGGTGCCCCGCCCGCGAACCGCACCCGCTCCAGGTACAGCAGCGGCGTCGACTCCTCCAGCCCCAGCTTGCTGGCCACCACCCCGTCGGCGCGCACGTCGAGCGTGCGGACCTGGCTGTAGGCGCTCATCCCGCTGTCGCGCACCGACGCGAACAGGCTGTAGAGCGCCCCGAGCGGCTGGGTGATCTCGGTCTGCCTGCCCAACCTCGGCGGGTGCCCGCGCCCGGCGACCACGGTGCCGTCGGCGCGCAGCCTGCGCAGCGCCTCGCGCACCGTGTTGCGGCTGACCGCGTACTCCGCGGCCAGCGCCAACTCGCCGGGGAAGGCGTGCTCGAACTCGCCGCCCTCGACCCGGCGCAGCAGGTCGGCGTGCAGTTGCGCCCACAGCGGGGTGGACAGCGTGCGGTCGAGCCGGGTCGCACCGGGGCGGTCGACGGCCGGGATCACCCCCGCTCACCCCCTCGAGTCCGCGCGGATCGGTCCCGGTCGAACCTAGCAGGTGGGTGCGGGCGGCCGGTGGCACAACCGCCGATCCCGCCCCTCGAGACCCCGGACCGTCCACACAGGAGCGAGCGCGGGTCAGCCGACCATCTCGTGGCCGCGCACGGCCTCGCGCTGGCGGGGCAGCGCGGTGTTGTCGAGGTACCACTCGTAGGTGGCCGCGATGCCCGCCCGCAGCCGGGTCCTGGGCTCCCAGCCCAGGCCGGTCATGGTGCGGATGTCGAGCACCCGGCGCGGCGCCCCGTCCGGGGCGGCGGGGTCGAACTCGATCGCGCCGGTGTAGCCGATGGTCTCCGCCAGCATCTTCGCCAGGTCCGCGGTGCTGATGTCGCGGCCGGTGCCGATGTTGACCGGGGTCGGGTCGTCGTACTGCTCCAGCAGCGCCACGCACGCCTCGGCGAGGTCGTCGACGTGCAGGAACTCCCGGCGCGGGGTGCCGCTGCCCGGCACGGTCACCGACGGCGCCCCGATCTGGGCGGCCTCGTGGACCGCGCGCATGAGCCCGGCGAGCCCGTGCGGGGCGTGGAAGTCGTCGCCGGGCCCGTAGAGGTTGGTCGGCAACGCGCTGATCCACGCCAGCCCGTCCTGCTCGCGCACCGCCCGCACCTGCGCCAGCCCGGCGATCTTGGCGATGGCGTAGAACTCGGTCGCGGGTTCCAGCGGGCCGCTCATCAGCGAGGACTCCCGGATCGGCTGCCGGGATTCCCTGGGGTACAGGCACGCCGAGGCCAGGAACAGCAGCCTGGGCACCGCGACCACGCGGGCCGCGTCGAGCACCGAGGTCTGGATGCGCAGGTTGTCCGACAGCACGTCGGCAGGCCCGCCCGCCCCGCCGCGGCCGCCGCGCTCGGCCGCCAGCACGACCACGTCCGGGCGGTGCTCGGCCAGCCAGGCGCCCGCCGCCGCCCGGTCCCGCAGGTCCACTTCGGACGACGTGGCCAGCACCAGGTTCTCGTGGCCAGCCGCGCGCAACCGCCTGCACAGCGCCGACCCGGCCAGGCCGCGGTGGCCCGCGACGAGGATCCGGCTCGCCGGGGTGAGCTGCGGAGCACGCATGGGCAGTCCCTCCGTCCTGTGGCCTGCCGGTCCCCGGGGTCCGCCTGTCCCGGTGATCACCGGCGGTCCCGGCCAGGATGGCATCCACCAGCCCGCCGCGCCGCTGCCCGCCCCGGCGCGGGTGGCCGGTGGCGGGCCGGGGCTCGCCCGGTAGACCACAGCCAGTGGCATATGGCCGGGTTTGGGCCCTCTGGCATCACCCATCACGTGGGGATGCGACGCCGTGGTGATCACGCGCTGTCGGTCTCGACCCGGTGCCGTGCGGGCGTTACCCCTCGATCGGGGTCATATTCGAGTGGGGTTTCGCACCGGCATCTGACCCGCCGCGTCGTCGTCGCACCCGCGGTCTGTGCCAACCTGGATCGCGAGCCCCGCGCCCGGCGCGGGTGGGAGCACCCGGGAAGGGGCGGCATGGCCGAGACAGCCCTGGTCACCAACGACGACGGCATCGACTCACCGGGGCTGCACGCCCTGGCGCGGGCCGCCGTGCGCGCGGGCCTGGCGGTCACCGTCGCCGCCCCGGCGGCCGAGGCCAGCGGCACCGGCGCCGGTCTGACCGCCACCGAGGACCACCGCCACCTGGTCGTCGAGCCGAGGGACCTGCCCGGCGTGCCCACCCCCGCCCTCGCCGTCTCGGCCCACCCGGGCCTGATCGCCCTGGTCGGCTGCAACGGCGGCTTCGGCCCCAGCCCCGACCTGGTCATCTCCGGCATCAACCGCGGCGCCAACACCGGCCGCTCCGTCCTGCACTCGGGCACCGTCGGCGCCGCCCTCACCGCGGCCGTCGTCGGTATCAGCGCCCTGGCCTTCTCCCTCGACATCCCCCTCGACGAGTCGGCGGCGGCGCACTGGGAGACCGTGGAAGCGGTGTTCCCCGAAGTCCTGGCCGCCCTCCGAGACTTCCCCCCAGGCACAGTCCTCAACGTCAACGTCCCCAACGTGCCCCCCGACCAGCTCAAACCGATCCGGTGGGCCCGCCTGGCCGAGTTCGGCTGGGTCACCAACGCCGTCCACCGCCTCGAAGACGGCCGAGTGGAACTGACCACGGTGAAGGTCGAGGAGAAACCCGCCGAAGGTACCGACGGAGCCCTCCTCACCGCAGGCCACGTCACGGTGACAGCCCTGAGTTCAGTCTCCGAAGACCCCACCGTCCACGGCCACCCCACCTACTGGTCCAGCTGACGACTTCCCGCAGTTGACCTCAGCGGCGCCGCTGCTGCGGGATCCGCACGCTGGCCGCCGCCAAGGCGTCCGCGACGGTCGCGTAGGGGGCTATCTCGCCCAGTAGCCGGGTTACTTCCATTGCCCTCAGCACCGGCGCGGCGCAGCAGGCGACGGCCACCTCACCGCCAGCGGTGCGGGCTTGGTGCTGGGCCTGGGTCAGCATGGCCAGGCCGCACGCGCCGACGAAACCGACGTGGGTCAGGTCGACCACCAGCAGGCGGGGTCGGCGGGCGAGGCGGACGGTGAGGGCGGCGGCGATGGTGGGGCGGGTCGCGAGGTCGATGTCGCCGCGGAGGCGCAGGACGGGGATGTCGCGGGCGGTCATCCGGTCGTGGCTGATCGAGATCATGTGTGGCGCTCCCTGTGTCGGGGCGGCCACGAGGAAAATGAAGTCCGAGTTCGCGTTGCTACCCGAAGCGCATCTCCGACGCAGCGTCACCTTGCGGTCGGGTCACCACCCACGCTACGCCCCGGGTCTACAGCCAGCCCCGGCGCGCGGCGAGCAGGCCCGCTTGGAACCGCGTGTCGGCGCCCAGCGTGGTCATCATCTCGCCGATGCGGCGGACCACCGTGCGCTGGGCGACCCCCAGTGCCCTGGCGATCGCCTGGTCCTTGAGCCCGGCGGCCATCAGCGAGAGCACCTGCCGGTCGCGTTCGGAGAGGGTGGCGGCACGTTCGGCGCTGCCACCGAGGACGGGCGCGGCTTGGTCCCAGAGCGCCTCGAAGCACACCACCAGGCCCTCGACCAGGGGCGCGGCGTGCACGAGCAGCCGGGTCCTGGTTTCGGCGGAGGCGAACGAGACCGGCATCAGCGCCACCCGGCGGTCGACGATCATCATCTTCATCGGGGCCGAGGCGAGGGTCCTGGCCTGCTCGCCCGCCTCGATGCAGGCCATCATCTGCTCGTAGTGGCCGGGCAGCGCCAGCGCCGGACCGTGGTAGAGCGACCGGTACCGCACCCCCCGGCTCAGGGAGACCAGCTCCTGGTCGTTCTGCACCGGTGTGCCGTGCAGGTACGGCGGCGCGTCGATGATCAGCACCTCTTCGCGGGCGCCGAGCTGCAGCTGGGCCAGCCGGTGCTGGATCGCGTCGTTGCCCTCCAGGATCTCCACCAGGCTCGACTCGGCGGAGGTGGGCGTCTCGCGCAGCCGCAGCGCCAGTTCGCGGGCGGCGGCGCGCAGCCCCTCGAGTTCCTGCTGCCTGCGCGACACCAGCGCCTCGATCGAGACCTCCGGCGGCGCCACCACGTACCGCATGGGCCGCGCGAGCAGGGTGGACACCAGCCCGGCCGCGGTGAGGTTGCGCAGTGCGCGGCGGACCGCGGGCAGCGGCAGCTCGGCCGAGTCGGCGATGTCCTGGGCGGTGCCGCGCGGCGTGGTGGCCAGCGCGAGGTACACGGCGTTGTCCGTCTCGCTGAGGCCGACCGGCCCTAACAGGTGCGCCATGGCGGAACTCTAGTCGCGCGCGCCGCGCCATCACAGCCCCTCGTGGTGGGTCCTGTGAAAATCCACCGGTGTCCTGATCACGCCGTTGTCCTGTTGCGCCCTCGTTCCCCGGCGGCGCGCGGGGCAGGCTGGGTGAGCGCGATCAACCTCCTCGAAATTCCTGCTGAAAGGCCCGCCATGTCCCACGCGATCCGACGCACCCGCCGCCCTGCGCGGGCTTTCGCGTCAGCGTGATCCTGAGCTGGGCCACCCACGCCCGGGTGGTCCAGCTCAGCGGGGACCGGCCAGCGCCTGACCGCGCAACGCGAGTTCCAGCGCCAGCCGCCGGGGCGGGTCGACCAGGTCGGCGCCCAGCAGCCCGGTCAGCTGCCGCACCCGGTAGCGCACGGTCTGCGGGTGCACGTCCAGGTGGGCCGCGATCTCGTTGACACCCTGGGTTCGCAGCCACACCCGCAGCGTCGCGATGAGCCGGTCCCGCTGCTTCGGCGGGAGTGACGCCAGCGGCTCCAGGGCCCGGTCGGTCAGC
It includes:
- a CDS encoding STAS domain-containing protein codes for the protein MISISHDRMTARDIPVLRLRGDIDLATRPTIAAALTVRLARRPRLLVVDLTHVGFVGACGLAMLTQAQHQARTAGGEVAVACCAAPVLRAMEVTRLLGEIAPYATVADALAAASVRIPQQRRR
- a CDS encoding GDP-L-fucose synthase family protein; amino-acid sequence: MRAPQLTPASRILVAGHRGLAGSALCRRLRAAGHENLVLATSSEVDLRDRAAAGAWLAEHRPDVVVLAAERGGRGGAGGPADVLSDNLRIQTSVLDAARVVAVPRLLFLASACLYPRESRQPIRESSLMSGPLEPATEFYAIAKIAGLAQVRAVREQDGLAWISALPTNLYGPGDDFHAPHGLAGLMRAVHEAAQIGAPSVTVPGSGTPRREFLHVDDLAEACVALLEQYDDPTPVNIGTGRDISTADLAKMLAETIGYTGAIEFDPAAPDGAPRRVLDIRTMTGLGWEPRTRLRAGIAATYEWYLDNTALPRQREAVRGHEMVG
- a CDS encoding GntR family transcriptional regulator is translated as MIPAVDRPGATRLDRTLSTPLWAQLHADLLRRVEGGEFEHAFPGELALAAEYAVSRNTVREALRRLRADGTVVAGRGHPPRLGRQTEITQPLGALYSLFASVRDSGMSAYSQVRTLDVRADGVVASKLGLEESTPLLYLERVRFAGGAPLAVDRVWLPYALTAALREADFAETSLYRELDSRCGIRLTGGQERIRAVLPTPGERRLLATPETTAALAIDRLGLAERTPVEWRHTVVRGDRFSVLARFSAKGYQLDVHSGHHRADWSR
- a CDS encoding helix-turn-helix transcriptional regulator, translated to MAHLLGPVGLSETDNAVYLALATTPRGTAQDIADSAELPLPAVRRALRNLTAAGLVSTLLARPMRYVVAPPEVSIEALVSRRQQELEGLRAAARELALRLRETPTSAESSLVEILEGNDAIQHRLAQLQLGAREEVLIIDAPPYLHGTPVQNDQELVSLSRGVRYRSLYHGPALALPGHYEQMMACIEAGEQARTLASAPMKMMIVDRRVALMPVSFASAETRTRLLVHAAPLVEGLVVCFEALWDQAAPVLGGSAERAATLSERDRQVLSLMAAGLKDQAIARALGVAQRTVVRRIGEMMTTLGADTRFQAGLLAARRGWL
- the surE gene encoding 5'/3'-nucleotidase SurE, whose translation is MAETALVTNDDGIDSPGLHALARAAVRAGLAVTVAAPAAEASGTGAGLTATEDHRHLVVEPRDLPGVPTPALAVSAHPGLIALVGCNGGFGPSPDLVISGINRGANTGRSVLHSGTVGAALTAAVVGISALAFSLDIPLDESAAAHWETVEAVFPEVLAALRDFPPGTVLNVNVPNVPPDQLKPIRWARLAEFGWVTNAVHRLEDGRVELTTVKVEEKPAEGTDGALLTAGHVTVTALSSVSEDPTVHGHPTYWSS